In Xyrauchen texanus isolate HMW12.3.18 chromosome 32, RBS_HiC_50CHRs, whole genome shotgun sequence, the following proteins share a genomic window:
- the LOC127626052 gene encoding tax1-binding protein 3-like — protein sequence MSYIPGQPVTAVVQQIEIQKLRDGVNLILGFSIGGGIDQDSSQNPFSEDKSDKGIYVTRVSKGSPAEVAGLRMGDKIMQVNGWDMTMVTHDQARKRLTKKNEDVVRLLVTRKSLEEAVRQSTMQH from the exons ATGTCTTACATACCCGGTCAGCCTGTCACAGCTGTTGTG CAACAAATTGAAATTCAAAAACTACGGGATGGTGTTAACTTAATATTAGGATTCAGCATTGGAGGAGGAATTGACCAAGATTCAAGCCAGAATCCATTCTCTGAAGACAAGTCAGACAAG GGAATCTATGTCACTCGTGTGTCTAAAGGTAGTCCAGCAGAGGTGGCTGGTCTCAGAATGGGAGACAAAATCATGCAG GTGAATGGCTGGGACATGACCATGGTGACACATGATCAGGCACGAAAAAGACTCACCAAGAAGAATGAAGACGTGGTCCGACTTCTCGTCACTAGAAAATCTCTGGAGGAAGCAGTTAGACAGTCCACGATGCAACACTAA